In Cupriavidus basilensis, the following proteins share a genomic window:
- a CDS encoding efflux RND transporter permease subunit, with protein MSQGRFNLSALAVRERAITLFLIGLISVAGLVSFFKLGRAEDPAFTVKVMTIITAWPGATAQEMQDQVAEKIEKRMQELRWYDRTETYTRPGLAFTTLSLLDSTPPSEVQEEFYQARKKVSDEVANLPPGVIGPMVNDEYADVTFALFALKAQGEPQRVLVRDAETLRQRLLHVPGVKKVNIIGEQPERIYVEFSHDRLATLGVSPQDVFAALNGQNALTAAGSVETKGPQVFIRLDGAFDQLQKIRDTPVVSQGRTLKLSDIATVKRGYEDPATFMVRNGGQPALLLGIVMREGWNGLDLGKALDKEVGAINADMPLGMSLTKVTDQAVNISAAVDEFMLKFFAALVVVMLVSFVSMGWRAGLVVAAAVPLTLAVVFVVMVATGKNFDRITLGSLILALGLLVDDAIIAIEMMVVKMEEGYSRVAASAYAWSHTAAPMLSGTLVTAVGFMPNGFARSSAGEYTSNMFWIVGIALIASWVVAVVFTPYLGVKMLPDFKKVEGGHDAIYDTPRYNRFRALLGYVIARKWLVAGSVVGLFVLAILGMAVVKKQFFPISDRPEVLVEVQMPYGTSINQTSAATAKLEAWLAKQKEARIVTAYVGQGAPRFYFAMGPELPDPSFAKIVVRTDSQEERDALKQRLRQAVADGLAPEARVRVTQLVFGPYSPFPVAYRVTGPDAQTLRRIAADVRQVMDASPMMRTVNTDWGMRVPTLHFTLEQDRLQAVGLTSSAVAQQLQFLLNGIPVTAVREDIRTVQVTARSAGDIRLDPARIGDFTLAGANGQRIPLSQVGKIDVRMEEPIIRRRDRMPTITVRGDIADGLQPPDVSTAISKQLAPIIEKLPSGYRIEQAGSIEESGKATKAMLPLFPIMLAVTLLILIFQVRSIAAMVMVFLTSPLGLIGVVPMLILFGQPFGINALVGLIALSGILMRNTLILIGQIQHNKEEGLDPFRAVVEATVQRARPVILTALAAILAFIPLTHSVFWGALAYTLIGGTFAGTILTLVFLPAMYSIWFKIRPGNAANAQQDRHEQAQPAGQLVPE; from the coding sequence GTGAGCCAAGGTCGATTCAACCTATCGGCGCTCGCGGTGCGCGAGCGCGCCATCACCCTGTTCCTGATCGGCCTGATCTCTGTGGCTGGGCTCGTTTCCTTCTTCAAGCTGGGCCGTGCGGAAGACCCGGCGTTTACGGTCAAGGTGATGACCATCATCACCGCGTGGCCCGGCGCGACCGCACAGGAAATGCAGGACCAGGTGGCCGAGAAGATCGAGAAGCGCATGCAGGAACTGCGCTGGTATGACCGCACGGAAACGTACACTCGGCCGGGCCTGGCGTTCACCACGTTGTCCCTGCTTGACAGCACGCCGCCATCCGAAGTCCAGGAGGAGTTCTACCAGGCGCGCAAGAAAGTCAGCGACGAGGTGGCTAACCTTCCGCCCGGCGTGATCGGGCCGATGGTCAACGACGAATATGCGGATGTGACCTTTGCGCTGTTTGCACTCAAGGCGCAGGGCGAGCCGCAACGCGTGCTCGTGCGCGACGCGGAGACACTGCGCCAGCGGTTGCTGCACGTGCCCGGCGTGAAGAAAGTCAACATCATCGGCGAGCAGCCGGAGCGCATCTACGTCGAGTTTTCACATGATCGGCTGGCGACGCTGGGAGTGAGTCCGCAAGACGTGTTTGCGGCGCTCAACGGCCAGAATGCCCTGACGGCTGCCGGCTCGGTAGAAACGAAAGGGCCGCAGGTCTTCATCCGTCTGGACGGCGCGTTCGACCAACTGCAGAAGATTCGCGATACGCCGGTTGTCTCTCAGGGCCGCACGTTGAAGCTGTCGGACATTGCTACGGTCAAGCGCGGCTATGAAGATCCGGCCACGTTCATGGTGCGCAACGGTGGGCAGCCCGCCTTGCTGCTGGGCATCGTCATGCGCGAAGGCTGGAACGGGCTGGACCTTGGCAAGGCGCTGGACAAGGAGGTCGGCGCCATCAACGCTGATATGCCGCTCGGCATGAGCCTGACCAAGGTAACGGACCAGGCGGTCAACATCAGCGCTGCCGTCGATGAGTTCATGCTCAAGTTCTTCGCTGCGCTTGTGGTGGTCATGCTGGTGAGCTTCGTCAGCATGGGCTGGCGCGCGGGCCTGGTGGTGGCCGCGGCCGTGCCGTTGACCCTGGCCGTGGTGTTCGTGGTGATGGTCGCGACAGGCAAGAACTTCGATCGCATCACCCTCGGCTCTTTGATTCTGGCGCTAGGCCTGCTGGTGGACGACGCGATCATCGCCATCGAAATGATGGTGGTGAAGATGGAAGAGGGCTATAGCCGCGTGGCCGCTTCGGCCTATGCGTGGAGCCACACCGCCGCGCCCATGCTGTCGGGCACGCTGGTGACCGCCGTCGGCTTCATGCCCAACGGCTTTGCCCGTTCTTCCGCGGGTGAATACACCAGCAATATGTTCTGGATCGTGGGCATTGCGTTGATTGCGTCCTGGGTGGTCGCGGTGGTGTTCACGCCTTACCTGGGCGTGAAGATGCTGCCCGACTTCAAAAAGGTCGAAGGCGGCCACGATGCGATTTACGACACCCCGCGCTACAACCGCTTCCGTGCGCTGCTCGGGTATGTGATTGCGCGCAAATGGCTGGTCGCGGGTTCGGTCGTCGGGCTCTTCGTCTTGGCCATCCTTGGCATGGCGGTGGTCAAGAAACAGTTCTTTCCGATCTCGGATCGACCCGAAGTGCTGGTCGAAGTGCAGATGCCCTATGGCACGTCGATCAACCAGACCAGCGCCGCCACGGCGAAGCTCGAAGCGTGGCTGGCCAAACAGAAGGAAGCCAGGATCGTGACGGCTTATGTTGGCCAGGGTGCGCCGCGCTTCTATTTCGCGATGGGGCCGGAACTGCCAGATCCGTCGTTCGCCAAGATCGTAGTGCGCACCGATAGCCAGGAAGAGCGCGACGCGTTGAAGCAGCGCCTGCGCCAGGCCGTTGCCGACGGTCTTGCCCCCGAGGCGCGCGTACGGGTCACCCAGCTCGTGTTCGGTCCGTATTCGCCGTTCCCGGTGGCCTACCGCGTGACCGGCCCGGATGCGCAGACGTTGCGCCGCATCGCGGCCGATGTCCGGCAAGTCATGGACGCGAGCCCGATGATGCGCACGGTCAACACCGACTGGGGGATGCGCGTGCCCACGCTGCACTTCACCTTGGAGCAGGACCGCTTGCAGGCCGTGGGGCTGACCTCCAGCGCGGTCGCGCAACAACTGCAATTCCTGCTTAACGGCATTCCGGTGACGGCCGTGCGCGAGGACATCCGCACCGTGCAGGTGACCGCGCGCTCGGCCGGCGACATCCGGCTGGATCCGGCCAGGATTGGCGACTTCACGCTGGCTGGCGCCAACGGGCAGCGCATCCCGCTCTCGCAGGTGGGCAAGATCGATGTGCGCATGGAGGAGCCCATCATCCGCCGGCGCGATCGCATGCCGACCATTACGGTCCGGGGCGATATTGCCGATGGACTGCAACCGCCCGACGTATCGACAGCCATCAGCAAGCAGCTTGCGCCGATCATCGAGAAACTGCCCAGCGGATACCGCATTGAACAAGCGGGTTCGATCGAGGAATCGGGCAAGGCGACGAAGGCCATGCTGCCGCTGTTCCCGATCATGCTGGCGGTTACCCTGCTGATTCTCATCTTCCAGGTGCGGTCCATCGCGGCGATGGTCATGGTGTTCCTGACCAGCCCCCTCGGCCTGATTGGCGTGGTGCCGATGCTGATTCTGTTCGGGCAGCCGTTTGGCATCAACGCGCTGGTCGGCCTGATTGCGCTGTCGGGCATCTTGATGCGCAACACGCTGATCCTGATCGGGCAGATTCAGCACAACAAAGAGGAAGGGTTGGACCCGTTCAGGGCCGTCGTGGAAGCCACCGTCCAGCGTGCGCGGCCGGTGATTCTGACTGCGTTGGCCGCCATCCTGGCCTTTATTCCGCTCACCCATTCGGTGTTCTGGGGGGCACTCGCTTACACGCTCATCGGCGGGACATTTGCCGGGACGATTTTGACCCTGGTATTCCTGCCGGCCATGTACTCCATCTGGTTCAAGATCCGGCCCGGCAATGCGGCCAACGCCCAGCAGGATCGGCATGAGCAAGCACAGCCAGCCGGACAACTGGTGCCGGAGTAA
- a CDS encoding DNA-binding protein has product MQNANLPATRSRSITQQDVWQAADALLLAGQRPTIERIRLHLGRGSPNTVSPHLDAWFAGLGARLQDPQAFAAPASLPEPVNQAARYLWDAAQAEARATVSASYAARESELALARAAVEAEQAALAQERAILMAKLDAADNALAELARARDEASERAARAEAQLVAQQAENDAVRAALGRAQEEKDALLRDTASQRAAWDKERETMADRFGANERRMALELDGARVALREGQRQMDNERKAAQQKLADAAQAAGRQAEELAKVGNAVAVLDERVRQQDGLLAEYRQQLENRGEPDADIARAARPPIRKARPIRPARPPRFKV; this is encoded by the coding sequence ATGCAAAACGCCAATCTGCCCGCCACGCGCTCCCGCTCCATCACCCAGCAAGATGTCTGGCAAGCCGCCGATGCCTTGCTGCTGGCCGGCCAGCGCCCGACTATCGAACGGATCCGGCTGCATCTTGGGCGCGGCTCGCCAAACACCGTCAGCCCGCACCTGGACGCCTGGTTTGCCGGGCTGGGCGCGCGTTTGCAGGACCCGCAGGCGTTTGCGGCGCCAGCGAGCCTGCCCGAGCCGGTGAACCAGGCTGCACGCTATTTGTGGGATGCGGCGCAAGCCGAGGCCCGGGCCACCGTGTCGGCGAGCTATGCCGCCAGGGAATCGGAACTGGCGCTGGCGAGGGCAGCGGTCGAGGCGGAGCAGGCCGCGCTGGCGCAGGAACGCGCCATCCTGATGGCGAAGCTGGACGCTGCCGACAACGCCCTTGCCGAACTGGCGCGCGCCCGGGATGAAGCCAGCGAACGCGCTGCCCGTGCCGAGGCGCAACTGGTGGCGCAGCAGGCCGAGAACGACGCCGTGCGCGCCGCGCTGGGACGCGCGCAGGAAGAGAAGGACGCGTTGCTGCGCGATACCGCCAGCCAGCGCGCCGCTTGGGACAAGGAGCGCGAAACCATGGCGGATCGCTTTGGCGCCAATGAGCGGCGCATGGCGCTGGAACTGGACGGCGCGCGGGTGGCGCTGCGCGAAGGGCAGCGCCAGATGGACAACGAGCGCAAGGCGGCCCAGCAAAAGCTGGCGGACGCGGCACAAGCCGCGGGGCGGCAAGCCGAGGAACTGGCAAAGGTGGGGAATGCCGTGGCTGTGCTGGATGAGCGGGTCCGGCAGCAGGATGGCTTGCTGGCCGAGTACCGGCAGCAATTGGAAAACCGAGGGGAGCCGGACGCGGATATCGCGCGGGCAGCACGCCCGCCGATACGAAAGGCTCGCCCGATCAGGCCCGCCCGGCCACCGAGGTTCAAGGTGTAA
- a CDS encoding TetR/AcrR family transcriptional regulator yields MKTTPYPVPARGPADHDVRDQIVAAATEHFSRYGYEKTAVSDLAKAIGFSKAYIYKFFESKQAIGEMICANCLREIEADVSAALAQADSPPEKLRRMFKASTEASLRLFFQDRKLYEIAASAATERWQAVLAYEERIQKLLRDVLQEGRETGDFERKTPLDEATMAIYLVMRPYLNPLLLQHSFDYTEGAPALLSSLVLRSLSP; encoded by the coding sequence ATGAAGACCACCCCTTACCCCGTTCCCGCCCGCGGCCCGGCGGACCATGACGTGCGGGACCAGATCGTTGCCGCCGCTACCGAGCACTTCAGCCGCTATGGCTATGAGAAGACCGCCGTTTCCGACCTGGCCAAGGCCATCGGTTTTTCCAAGGCCTATATCTACAAGTTCTTCGAGTCCAAGCAGGCCATTGGCGAGATGATCTGCGCCAACTGCCTGCGCGAGATCGAGGCCGACGTTAGCGCCGCCTTGGCGCAGGCCGATTCACCGCCGGAGAAGCTGCGGCGCATGTTCAAAGCCTCGACGGAAGCCAGCCTGCGGCTGTTTTTCCAGGACCGCAAGCTGTACGAGATTGCGGCTTCGGCGGCGACTGAACGCTGGCAAGCGGTGCTCGCCTACGAAGAGCGCATCCAGAAGCTGCTGCGCGATGTGCTGCAGGAAGGCCGGGAGACCGGAGACTTTGAGCGCAAGACGCCGCTGGACGAAGCCACGATGGCCATCTACCTGGTCATGCGGCCGTACCTCAATCCGTTGCTTTTGCAGCACAGCTTTGACTACACGGAAGGCGCTCCGGCGCTGCTCTCCAGCCTGGTGCTCCGAAGTCTTTCACCCTGA
- a CDS encoding aquaporin — MIGLPRQIAGEVIGTALLLAVVIGSGIMAERLAGGNVAVALLANTLATVGGLYVLIEVFGPISGAHFNPAVSMVMAVKGELPRYALAPYIVAQLAGAVLGAWLAHAMFDVSILQLSAKMRSGPGQWIAEAVATAGLILVILRAPDGRAPAMVASYIGAAYWFTASTSFANPAAAFGRMFSNSFAGIAPASVPGFVLAELLGACIGLLLHTALLPRVQEQGHPNVIEASGQQEDSPATGGHI, encoded by the coding sequence ATGATCGGTCTGCCACGCCAGATTGCAGGGGAAGTGATCGGTACCGCGCTACTGCTTGCCGTGGTGATCGGTTCGGGCATCATGGCCGAGCGCCTGGCCGGCGGCAATGTTGCCGTTGCCCTGCTGGCCAACACGCTAGCTACGGTAGGCGGCCTGTACGTGCTCATCGAGGTATTCGGCCCGATCAGCGGCGCGCATTTCAATCCGGCCGTGAGCATGGTGATGGCGGTGAAGGGCGAACTGCCTCGATACGCCCTGGCCCCCTACATCGTCGCGCAGTTGGCCGGTGCGGTGCTGGGTGCCTGGCTGGCACACGCGATGTTCGATGTGAGCATCCTGCAGCTATCGGCCAAGATGCGCAGCGGGCCAGGCCAATGGATCGCGGAAGCCGTGGCGACGGCCGGCCTGATACTGGTCATCCTCCGCGCCCCTGACGGACGCGCCCCGGCAATGGTGGCAAGCTACATCGGTGCGGCTTACTGGTTTACCGCCTCCACCTCCTTCGCTAATCCCGCTGCTGCCTTCGGGCGGATGTTCAGCAATAGCTTCGCCGGTATTGCGCCGGCAAGCGTGCCGGGATTCGTGCTCGCCGAGCTGCTCGGCGCCTGTATCGGGCTGCTGCTGCATACCGCATTGCTGCCACGCGTGCAGGAACAGGGTCACCCAAACGTGATCGAGGCGTCAGGCCAACAGGAAGACTCGCCCGCAACGGGTGGGCACATCTGA
- a CDS encoding efflux transporter outer membrane subunit: MLPKDALAALFVASVATGCAVGPDYVKPDAPVPERFLGQTAVEQRAANAPADLSAWWAGFGDPQLTRFVQLALEQNLDLAQAFARVTQARAGLGAANAALLPSGNGTGQAARAYQSVETPLGRVLNSRPDFDRYGNAFEADVNASWELDVFGGLRRGREAALADYQASQAGAVATRLAVAAQTADIYIAVRGLQTRLKVARHQVQTQEELLSTVNLLYGKGLAAELQVRQAEGALAQVRASIPQLEAGLDAAMNALDVMLGSLPGTRRTELAQGADIPAAPQIAISGSPGELLRRRPDLIVAERRLAASNARIGVAIAEYYPKFSLSGLLGSATSVGAGSLFGSGASQFAGVLGLRWRLFDFGRINAQIDQAKGQEAEMLAAYRLAVLRATQDVEDAFSALVKREEQTAMLTQGVDSLGRARNASFAAYQKGVVSLIEVLQADESLLRASDARAQAQTESARAAVAAFKALGGGWQPDESTAVASK, from the coding sequence ATGTTGCCAAAAGACGCCCTTGCGGCCCTCTTCGTTGCCAGTGTGGCAACGGGCTGTGCCGTCGGCCCCGACTACGTGAAGCCCGATGCGCCGGTTCCGGAACGATTCCTGGGCCAGACCGCCGTTGAACAGCGCGCAGCCAATGCCCCAGCGGATCTGTCCGCATGGTGGGCTGGCTTTGGCGATCCGCAACTCACGCGGTTCGTGCAACTCGCGTTGGAACAGAACCTGGACCTCGCACAGGCATTCGCCCGCGTTACCCAGGCGCGCGCAGGCCTTGGCGCCGCCAATGCTGCGTTACTGCCCTCCGGCAATGGCACAGGCCAGGCCGCCCGCGCATACCAGTCGGTCGAAACGCCCTTGGGCAGAGTCTTGAATTCGAGGCCCGACTTTGACCGCTACGGCAACGCTTTCGAGGCCGATGTCAACGCGAGCTGGGAGTTGGACGTATTCGGCGGTCTTCGCCGTGGCCGCGAGGCAGCACTGGCCGACTACCAGGCCTCCCAGGCGGGCGCAGTCGCCACGCGGCTGGCCGTGGCTGCTCAGACCGCTGACATCTACATCGCCGTGCGTGGCTTGCAGACGCGCCTGAAGGTGGCCCGTCACCAGGTGCAGACGCAAGAGGAATTACTCTCCACCGTCAACCTGCTCTACGGCAAAGGGCTGGCGGCTGAGCTCCAAGTCCGGCAGGCCGAAGGCGCACTCGCTCAGGTTCGCGCGTCCATCCCACAGCTTGAGGCGGGCCTCGACGCGGCGATGAACGCGCTGGACGTGATGCTCGGCTCGCTGCCGGGTACGCGCCGGACCGAACTGGCGCAAGGCGCAGACATCCCGGCCGCTCCGCAGATTGCGATCAGCGGATCGCCTGGCGAATTGCTGAGGCGCCGCCCCGACCTCATCGTCGCCGAGCGTCGCCTTGCGGCCTCCAACGCGCGCATCGGTGTCGCCATTGCGGAGTACTACCCGAAGTTCTCCCTCAGCGGACTGCTCGGCAGCGCCACATCGGTAGGCGCCGGAAGCCTGTTCGGCAGCGGTGCCAGTCAGTTTGCGGGCGTGCTCGGTCTGCGCTGGCGCCTGTTCGACTTCGGCCGTATCAACGCGCAAATCGATCAAGCCAAGGGGCAAGAGGCCGAGATGCTCGCCGCATACCGGCTCGCCGTGCTGCGCGCCACGCAAGACGTGGAAGACGCCTTCTCTGCCCTGGTGAAGCGCGAGGAACAAACGGCCATGCTCACGCAAGGCGTGGATTCACTCGGCCGCGCCCGAAACGCTTCGTTTGCCGCCTACCAGAAAGGCGTCGTCAGCCTGATCGAAGTCCTGCAAGCCGATGAAAGCCTGTTGCGAGCGTCAGACGCGCGCGCCCAGGCGCAAACGGAATCTGCGCGCGCTGCCGTCGCGGCATTCAAAGCGCTGGGCGGCGGCTGGCAGCCGGACGAATCGACCGCCGTTGCAAGCAAATAG
- a CDS encoding ArsR/SmtB family transcription factor, protein MNSASAVKALAALAQQSRLAIFRLLVQTGPAGVHAGRIGEALGLPPATLSFHLKELANAGLVASRQEGRNVIYQARYQQMNELLGFLMEHCCEGDPKGCDVPSFACQPKRPARTKATAKSD, encoded by the coding sequence ATGAACAGTGCTTCCGCCGTAAAGGCCCTGGCCGCGCTCGCGCAACAATCTCGCCTGGCGATCTTCCGCCTGCTGGTCCAAACTGGCCCAGCCGGCGTGCATGCCGGGCGGATTGGCGAGGCGTTGGGCCTGCCCCCGGCAACCCTGTCCTTTCATCTCAAGGAATTGGCCAATGCCGGCCTGGTCGCGAGCAGGCAGGAAGGCCGGAACGTCATCTACCAGGCCCGGTACCAGCAGATGAACGAGCTGCTAGGCTTCCTGATGGAACACTGCTGTGAAGGGGATCCGAAGGGCTGCGACGTTCCCTCCTTTGCGTGCCAGCCCAAGCGCCCAGCACGAACAAAGGCCACAGCCAAGTCAGATTGA
- a CDS encoding efflux RND transporter periplasmic adaptor subunit, which produces MFWRRFVTSTVICALPLALSACGEKAPADPRTEAPLVRAAFVQPVASASRSFTGVVAARVQSELGFRVPGKVLERLVDAGQTVKRGQPLMRIDPVDLNLAAHAQQEAVNAARARAQQTAEDEARYRDLRGTGAISASAYDQAKAAADAAKAQLSAAQAQADVARNASRYAELVADGDGVVMETLAEPGQVVNAGQAVVRLAHAGRREAVVQLPETLRPAVGSVAQAMLFGGESAGVPARLRQLSDAADRLTRTFEARYVLDGELANAPLGATVTIQIPDRLATAQGDLQVPLGAVFDAGKGPGVWVIQGDPAKVSWRSVSIVRLGDEGARVAGQVKQGDRIVALGAQLLREGQQVRVAGQGASTTVAGVRL; this is translated from the coding sequence ATGTTTTGGCGTCGCTTTGTTACCTCTACCGTTATTTGTGCGCTGCCGCTCGCGTTGAGCGCTTGTGGCGAAAAGGCCCCTGCCGATCCGCGCACCGAGGCGCCCTTGGTGCGTGCCGCGTTCGTCCAGCCAGTTGCTTCCGCATCGCGTTCCTTCACGGGGGTGGTCGCTGCCCGGGTGCAGAGCGAGCTCGGGTTCCGCGTGCCCGGCAAGGTACTGGAGCGGCTTGTGGATGCGGGGCAAACCGTCAAGCGCGGGCAGCCGCTCATGCGCATCGACCCTGTCGACCTGAATCTCGCGGCGCATGCACAGCAAGAAGCCGTGAACGCCGCACGGGCACGCGCGCAACAGACGGCGGAAGACGAAGCCCGCTACCGCGATCTGCGCGGAACGGGGGCAATTTCCGCCTCGGCCTATGACCAGGCCAAGGCGGCGGCGGACGCGGCCAAAGCCCAGTTAAGCGCGGCGCAAGCGCAGGCAGACGTCGCGCGTAACGCCAGCCGCTACGCAGAGCTCGTTGCCGATGGCGATGGCGTGGTCATGGAAACGCTGGCCGAGCCAGGCCAGGTCGTCAATGCGGGGCAGGCCGTTGTGCGCCTGGCCCACGCTGGCCGCCGCGAAGCGGTAGTCCAGTTGCCTGAAACGCTGCGGCCGGCAGTTGGGTCTGTCGCACAGGCAATGCTTTTCGGTGGGGAAAGCGCGGGCGTGCCTGCCAGGCTGCGGCAATTGTCAGATGCTGCGGATCGGCTTACCCGCACCTTCGAAGCGCGCTACGTGCTGGATGGCGAACTGGCCAATGCACCGCTGGGCGCCACGGTGACGATCCAGATTCCTGATCGGCTTGCCACTGCGCAAGGCGATCTGCAGGTACCGCTGGGCGCCGTGTTCGATGCAGGCAAGGGCCCCGGCGTGTGGGTCATCCAGGGGGATCCGGCCAAGGTGTCGTGGCGATCCGTCAGCATCGTGCGCCTCGGTGACGAAGGGGCTCGGGTTGCCGGCCAAGTCAAGCAAGGGGACCGGATCGTCGCGCTTGGTGCACAACTGCTGCGAGAGGGACAGCAAGTCCGCGTGGCGGGTCAAGGCGCCAGTACGACCGTCGCGGGGGTGCGCCTGTGA
- a CDS encoding site-specific integrase, with amino-acid sequence MISQEPPLFLGDKAENLPNRPDSLSLKPVHADFPAPLRPSELDPLGRQAAEALYREGESANTVASYRSALRYWAGWFALRYGQPIALPLQPAVIIQFVVDHATRTTPQGPVSELPPAIDAALVARGLKARTGPPALATLMHRLAVIAKAHRLENLDNPCADPAVRELVARTRRAYAKRGERPARKAALTREPLSRLLETCDDSLIGLRDRALLLFAWSSGGRRRSEVAGATLANLRRLAPGEFVYQLGWSKTNQAGADLPDNAKPVIGAAGTALEAWLKAAGIGDGAIFRRVRRGGHVGQALSDAAVRKIVRQRCEAAGLEGDFSAHSLRSGFVTEAASRQVPMAEAMAMTGHTSVATLVRYFRAADARRSVAADLIGVPDEDAEPPPPGVSQSLTAR; translated from the coding sequence ATGATTTCTCAAGAACCACCCCTATTCCTCGGTGACAAGGCCGAAAACCTGCCAAATCGCCCCGATTCCCTCAGCCTGAAGCCCGTTCATGCCGATTTTCCCGCGCCGCTCCGCCCGTCCGAACTCGACCCGCTGGGCCGCCAGGCCGCCGAAGCGCTGTACCGCGAGGGCGAATCCGCCAACACGGTGGCCAGCTATCGCTCCGCCTTACGGTATTGGGCTGGTTGGTTCGCGCTGCGCTACGGCCAGCCGATCGCCCTTCCCTTGCAGCCGGCGGTCATCATCCAGTTCGTCGTAGACCACGCCACGCGGACCACGCCCCAGGGCCCGGTCAGCGAATTGCCGCCGGCCATCGACGCGGCACTGGTCGCCCGTGGCCTCAAGGCGCGTACAGGCCCGCCGGCGTTAGCCACGCTGATGCACCGGCTGGCCGTTATTGCCAAGGCGCATCGGCTGGAAAACCTGGATAACCCCTGTGCCGACCCGGCCGTGCGTGAACTGGTGGCGCGCACGCGCCGGGCCTACGCCAAGCGCGGCGAGCGCCCGGCGCGCAAGGCGGCGCTGACGCGTGAGCCGTTATCCCGGCTGCTGGAAACCTGTGACGATTCGCTGATCGGCCTGCGCGACCGTGCGCTGCTGCTGTTCGCCTGGTCCAGCGGTGGCCGGCGGCGCTCCGAGGTGGCGGGGGCCACCCTGGCTAACCTGCGGCGCCTCGCGCCGGGCGAGTTTGTCTATCAACTGGGCTGGTCCAAGACCAACCAGGCCGGGGCCGACCTGCCGGACAACGCCAAGCCGGTGATCGGCGCGGCGGGCACGGCGCTGGAGGCCTGGCTGAAAGCAGCGGGGATTGGCGATGGCGCGATCTTCCGGCGCGTACGCCGTGGCGGGCATGTGGGCCAAGCGCTGTCCGACGCCGCCGTGCGCAAGATCGTCAGGCAGCGTTGCGAGGCGGCCGGGCTGGAGGGAGATTTCTCGGCGCATTCGCTGCGCTCGGGTTTCGTGACCGAGGCAGCGTCGCGCCAGGTGCCGATGGCCGAGGCCATGGCCATGACGGGGCACACCAGCGTAGCGACACTGGTGCGGTATTTCCGGGCGGCGGATGCGCGGCGCTCGGTGGCGGCTGACCTGATCGGCGTGCCGGACGAGGATGCCGAGCCGCCCCCGCCCGGGGTGTCCCAATCATTGACAGCGCGCTAA
- a CDS encoding porin, whose translation MKVNPIILGALSLFSGTTWAQSSVVLYGVADMSLEYASRVGTVPLASNGFNSGAGKSVYRMDSGGLSGSRWGIRGTEDIGGGLQSVFVLESGVSMDNGNQMQGRLFGRQAFVGLQSSSLGKFTFGRQYTSLFDSIANFSPTIYATQYSPTVLLLGAAYREDNTAKYSGVFGPFVVGAHWSFGTGLALPATAASTSPLTGTGEVPGQFRRDSAYGVGVNYFAGGLGAALAFDEFNPSMVNGTGGFKKLAIAGSYAAGPAKLMAGYRWGKNNDGAGNEILRDDFYWIGANYKMTGNVDLTFEYAYDKIHRIVSESKLGNPWQVTVIANYSFSKRTSAYVATSFAKNAGLNLDNAAINYANSLGTGNSYALGAGETSMVGVGLGIRHTF comes from the coding sequence ATGAAAGTAAATCCAATTATTCTGGGTGCTTTGAGCCTTTTTTCTGGCACGACCTGGGCTCAGTCGAGCGTCGTTCTGTATGGCGTTGCCGACATGAGCCTGGAATATGCAAGTCGCGTCGGGACGGTGCCATTGGCCAGCAATGGGTTCAATAGCGGAGCCGGAAAAAGCGTCTATCGCATGGATTCTGGTGGTCTGTCCGGATCGCGCTGGGGGATTCGCGGCACAGAGGATATTGGTGGCGGCCTGCAGTCCGTTTTTGTCCTGGAAAGCGGCGTGAGTATGGATAATGGTAATCAGATGCAAGGCCGACTTTTTGGACGCCAGGCGTTTGTTGGATTGCAAAGCAGCTCACTCGGGAAATTCACATTCGGCCGCCAATACACATCGCTGTTCGATTCCATTGCGAATTTTTCACCAACGATCTACGCGACGCAGTACTCCCCAACGGTACTGCTTCTTGGCGCGGCCTATCGAGAAGACAACACGGCGAAGTATAGCGGTGTCTTTGGCCCCTTCGTTGTCGGCGCCCATTGGTCGTTTGGGACAGGTCTTGCGTTACCCGCCACCGCAGCAAGTACAAGCCCGCTCACAGGAACTGGGGAGGTTCCGGGGCAGTTTCGCCGAGATTCGGCATATGGCGTTGGCGTGAATTACTTTGCCGGCGGTCTTGGCGCCGCGCTGGCTTTTGATGAATTCAACCCCAGCATGGTGAACGGGACGGGAGGTTTCAAAAAACTCGCGATTGCAGGAAGCTATGCTGCGGGGCCCGCAAAGCTCATGGCAGGATACCGTTGGGGAAAGAATAATGATGGAGCCGGTAATGAAATCCTGCGAGACGATTTCTATTGGATCGGTGCAAACTACAAGATGACCGGAAATGTGGATCTCACTTTTGAGTATGCGTACGACAAGATCCATCGCATAGTGAGCGAATCAAAATTGGGCAATCCATGGCAAGTAACGGTAATCGCGAACTATTCATTTTCAAAACGTACGAGCGCCTACGTCGCAACTTCTTTCGCAAAGAACGCGGGGCTCAATCTTGACAATGCCGCCATAAATTACGCCAACAGTCTGGGGACGGGGAATAGCTACGCTCTCGGTGCAGGCGAAACGTCCATGGTCGGGGTGGGGCTTGGAATCCGTCACACGTTTTGA